Proteins encoded within one genomic window of Cryomorphaceae bacterium 1068:
- a CDS encoding family 65 glycosyl hydrolase domain-containing protein, translating into MKKHYEENPWLIVEEGFHPEMQQSSESIFSLGNGRMGQRANFEEDYTGETLQGNYVAGVYYPDKTRVGWWKNGYPEYFAKVLNAANWIGLCPIVKGEALDLNVAEVSDFRRELNMQEGTLHRSFKAKLKNGAEVQVDAKRFLSMVDDEVAVIRYSLTPLNFSGKIDFRVYIDGDIINQDSNYDEKFWAEVDKSTSNSEAYVTLATKKLDFQVCTGQKIFVTKDGGNVDFTSNQVERAKYVENLLSLEANQGEEIVVYKFACNISSENHPKTKLTERAKEALAQAADKGYEKMLQEQKDAWEKRWEMNDIVIDGDVSAQQAIRFNIFQLNQTYTGEDPRLNIGPKGFTGEKYGGSTYWDTEAYCLPFYMLTSGSEVAKQLLLYRYRQLEKAIENAEKLGFSKGAALYPMVTMNGEECHNEWEITFEEIHRNGAIAYAIYNYIRHTGDRDYLKEGGLEVLVGIARFWAQRVNWSKSKNQYVMLGVTGPNEYENNVNNNWYTNYIAKWAMSYASESIAYARQDASYWSDFVSKTSFDDKELEKWSDICEKMYEPKKEGTKLYLQQDGFLDKEDRVADDLDKSERPINQHWSWDRILRSVFIKQADVLQGMYFFEEDFDEATIRENFLYYEPRTVHESSLSPCVHVVLASKLGMEDKAYEMYLRTARLDLDDYNHEADEGLHITSMAGTWMAVVEGFGGKRVKDGILSLDPMIPKNWNAYRFNLVYRETVLSITVKPEEVSVKNVSGGSLDILVYGKSVSVPENETISIGR; encoded by the coding sequence ATGAAAAAACATTACGAAGAAAATCCTTGGCTAATCGTTGAAGAAGGTTTTCACCCTGAGATGCAACAATCATCAGAAAGCATCTTTAGTTTAGGAAACGGTCGAATGGGCCAAAGGGCCAATTTTGAAGAAGATTACACAGGAGAAACCCTACAGGGAAATTACGTGGCAGGAGTCTACTATCCCGATAAAACCCGAGTAGGTTGGTGGAAAAACGGATACCCTGAATACTTCGCTAAAGTCCTTAATGCTGCCAATTGGATTGGGCTTTGTCCTATTGTAAAAGGCGAGGCTTTAGACCTAAACGTGGCTGAGGTGAGCGACTTTCGTCGCGAACTCAATATGCAGGAAGGTACTTTGCACAGAAGCTTTAAAGCCAAATTGAAAAATGGCGCCGAAGTACAAGTCGATGCGAAACGCTTTCTCAGCATGGTAGATGATGAGGTAGCTGTAATCCGCTACAGTTTGACTCCACTCAACTTTTCAGGGAAAATTGATTTCCGTGTCTACATCGATGGAGACATTATCAACCAAGATTCCAACTACGACGAAAAGTTTTGGGCTGAAGTTGACAAAAGCACTTCAAACTCCGAAGCATACGTCACTTTGGCCACTAAAAAACTGGATTTTCAGGTTTGTACGGGACAGAAGATTTTTGTCACGAAAGATGGTGGGAATGTAGATTTTACGAGCAATCAAGTAGAAAGAGCCAAGTATGTCGAAAACCTTTTGAGTCTCGAAGCCAATCAAGGTGAGGAGATTGTGGTTTATAAATTTGCTTGCAATATCTCTTCAGAAAATCACCCCAAGACTAAACTGACTGAACGAGCGAAAGAAGCATTGGCTCAAGCCGCTGATAAGGGCTATGAGAAAATGCTTCAAGAGCAAAAAGATGCCTGGGAGAAGCGATGGGAGATGAACGACATCGTAATCGATGGGGATGTATCTGCGCAACAAGCCATTCGCTTCAACATCTTCCAGCTCAATCAAACCTACACTGGCGAAGATCCGCGACTGAACATTGGCCCGAAAGGATTCACAGGAGAGAAATACGGTGGGTCTACTTATTGGGATACAGAAGCATACTGTCTGCCTTTTTACATGCTCACATCTGGAAGTGAAGTAGCCAAGCAATTGCTGCTTTACCGCTACCGTCAGCTGGAAAAGGCCATTGAAAACGCCGAAAAATTAGGTTTTTCAAAAGGAGCTGCCCTTTACCCAATGGTAACCATGAATGGTGAAGAGTGCCACAATGAGTGGGAAATCACTTTTGAAGAAATTCACCGAAACGGTGCGATTGCTTACGCCATTTACAATTACATCCGCCACACTGGCGACCGCGACTACCTCAAAGAGGGTGGTTTGGAAGTACTTGTTGGAATCGCTCGATTCTGGGCGCAGCGCGTCAACTGGAGCAAATCCAAGAATCAATACGTGATGCTCGGCGTTACCGGTCCAAACGAATACGAAAACAACGTCAACAACAACTGGTACACAAATTACATCGCTAAATGGGCAATGAGCTATGCTTCAGAAAGCATAGCATACGCTCGCCAAGATGCCTCGTACTGGAGTGATTTTGTTTCCAAAACTTCCTTCGATGATAAAGAACTCGAGAAGTGGTCAGACATCTGCGAAAAGATGTACGAGCCCAAGAAAGAAGGAACCAAACTCTATCTTCAGCAAGACGGATTCTTGGACAAAGAAGACCGCGTAGCTGATGACTTGGATAAATCCGAAAGACCCATCAATCAGCACTGGTCTTGGGATAGAATCCTAAGATCTGTTTTCATCAAACAAGCCGATGTACTACAAGGAATGTACTTTTTCGAAGAAGACTTCGACGAAGCCACCATCCGCGAAAACTTCTTGTACTACGAACCGCGAACGGTTCATGAAAGCTCGCTTTCACCTTGCGTTCACGTAGTACTCGCCTCTAAGCTGGGTATGGAAGACAAGGCTTACGAGATGTACTTGCGTACCGCTCGTCTCGACTTAGACGACTACAACCACGAAGCGGATGAAGGACTTCACATTACATCAATGGCGGGTACCTGGATGGCCGTAGTTGAAGGTTTTGGTGGAAAAAGAGTGAAAGACGGTATCTTGAGCCTTGATCCAATGATCCCAAAAAATTGGAATGCCTACCGCTTTAATCTCGTGTATCGTGAAACGGTTCTTAGCATTACGGTGAAGCCCGAAGAAGTGAGTGTGAAGAATGTATCAGGTGGTAGTTTGGACATTTTGGTTTACGGTAAATCAGTTTCCGTTCCTGAAAATGAAACCATTTCCATCGGAAGATGA
- the pgmB gene encoding beta-phosphoglucomutase has protein sequence MADIKACLFDLDGVIVDTAKYHYHAWKRLCNELGFDLTEEENESLKGISRAESLDILLKKGKVSLSDKKKEELMIRKNGWYLEDVNKMTMDEALPGAIDFLKLVRESGIKTALGSSSKNALKILEALNILDLFDAVIDGTKVSRGKPDPQTFQLGAEALKTHPCNCVVFEDAQAGVEAALAGGMFIVGVGDEQTLNRANLVIPGFENVGIELFDKL, from the coding sequence ATGGCCGATATTAAAGCATGCCTTTTTGATCTTGACGGTGTGATTGTTGACACTGCCAAGTACCATTATCACGCTTGGAAGCGACTGTGCAATGAGCTTGGATTCGATCTTACTGAAGAAGAGAATGAATCCTTGAAAGGAATAAGCAGAGCAGAGTCTCTCGACATCCTTTTGAAAAAAGGAAAGGTTTCTCTTTCTGATAAAAAGAAAGAAGAATTGATGATTCGGAAGAATGGATGGTATCTCGAGGATGTCAATAAAATGACAATGGACGAGGCCCTCCCGGGAGCCATTGATTTTCTTAAATTGGTTCGTGAATCGGGTATAAAAACGGCTTTAGGATCTTCAAGTAAAAATGCGCTTAAGATTCTTGAAGCGCTCAATATTCTTGATCTTTTCGATGCAGTCATCGATGGAACCAAAGTCTCAAGAGGCAAGCCTGATCCTCAAACTTTTCAGCTCGGTGCTGAAGCATTAAAAACTCATCCTTGCAATTGCGTCGTTTTTGAAGACGCTCAAGCAGGAGTTGAAGCCGCTCTGGCCGGTGGAATGTTCATAGTCGGAGTGGGAGATGAGCAAACCCTAAACCGAGCAAACCTTGTAATCCCCGGTTTTGAAAACGTGGGAATCGAACTATTCGATAAACTTTAA
- a CDS encoding ATPase: MLVIADSGSTKCDWRIVAEDKTYIDCATMGINPYFHDADVIEAELRNNEQLMRVANEVKALFFYGAGCSSTELKRTAEQGLNRIFPHAEIYVDHDLVAAAFAVYEDDPCIACILGTGSNSCHFDGDIVREEVPALAYILGDEGSGSYFGKKLLSDFLYKRLPQNIHDGLVDKFGLTKDIIIDRVYMQPHANVYLASFMKFITGFKSEPYVQDMILEGIGRFLDIHVTCYRDFEKVKTHFIGSVAYYHEDILRQAAEMRNIQIGKIIKKPIDGLYDYHIKNYFEHISF; this comes from the coding sequence ATGTTAGTAATAGCAGATAGTGGCTCAACAAAATGCGATTGGAGAATAGTCGCTGAAGACAAGACATATATCGATTGTGCCACAATGGGTATCAATCCGTATTTTCATGATGCCGATGTAATTGAGGCTGAATTGCGCAACAATGAACAATTGATGCGAGTGGCCAACGAAGTCAAAGCATTGTTCTTCTACGGAGCAGGTTGCTCTTCTACAGAACTAAAACGAACCGCAGAGCAAGGCTTGAATCGGATCTTTCCCCATGCCGAAATATATGTTGACCATGATTTGGTCGCTGCAGCATTTGCAGTGTATGAAGACGATCCATGCATAGCTTGTATTCTCGGAACAGGTTCGAATAGTTGCCATTTTGACGGTGACATCGTTCGCGAAGAGGTTCCCGCTCTTGCCTATATTCTGGGTGATGAGGGGAGCGGGAGTTATTTCGGTAAGAAATTGCTGTCTGATTTTCTATACAAGCGACTGCCTCAAAACATTCATGATGGCCTCGTTGATAAATTTGGCTTGACCAAAGACATCATAATCGACCGGGTCTACATGCAGCCGCATGCCAACGTGTACCTTGCTTCTTTTATGAAATTCATTACGGGATTCAAGTCAGAACCGTATGTGCAAGACATGATCTTGGAAGGTATCGGAAGATTTTTGGATATCCACGTTACCTGCTACCGTGATTTCGAAAAAGTCAAAACACATTTTATTGGTTCTGTAGCTTATTACCACGAAGATATCCTTCGACAAGCTGCCGAAATGAGAAATATTCAAATAGGTAAGATCATAAAGAAGCCAATTGACGGTTTATATGATTACCATATCAAAAACTATTTCGAACACATTTCATTTTAG
- the pfkA gene encoding 6-phosphofructokinase produces MGSIKKIAVFTSGGDSPGMNAAVRAVVRTAVYYDLQIAGIYRGYEGMVEGDIEELDVRSVNHILQRGGTFLKSARSKEFMTKEGREKAYQKLINKGIDAVVAIGGDGTFTGAHIFNKEFDFPFIGIPGTIDNDLDGTDYTIGFDTALNTVIDAVDKIRDTAASHSRLFFVEVMGRDAGFIAAHAGVASGALATLIPERETTIDSIVEKLDEARRKNKSSSVIIVAEGGKSGNATELARQVSEKAPYYDTKVTILGHIQRGGSPSCFDRNLASRLGVAAVEHLLKGERDCMVGIMNHEVVLTPFATAISDKLTIDPELIRIADILSI; encoded by the coding sequence ATGGGTTCAATCAAAAAAATTGCGGTATTCACTTCCGGAGGAGATTCTCCTGGTATGAACGCCGCTGTGCGTGCGGTCGTGCGGACTGCCGTGTATTATGACTTGCAGATAGCCGGTATATATCGAGGTTACGAAGGAATGGTCGAAGGGGATATTGAGGAACTTGATGTTCGCTCCGTTAATCATATTCTCCAGCGTGGTGGGACTTTTCTGAAGTCCGCCAGAAGCAAAGAGTTTATGACAAAAGAAGGCCGTGAAAAAGCCTATCAAAAGCTCATTAATAAGGGTATTGACGCCGTTGTTGCCATTGGTGGTGATGGTACATTTACAGGAGCCCATATCTTTAATAAAGAATTCGATTTTCCATTCATTGGGATTCCTGGTACTATCGATAACGATTTGGACGGTACCGATTATACCATTGGCTTCGATACTGCACTCAACACAGTCATAGACGCGGTGGATAAAATCAGAGATACCGCTGCATCTCATAGCCGGCTCTTTTTTGTGGAAGTGATGGGAAGAGATGCAGGTTTTATTGCTGCTCATGCCGGTGTCGCCAGCGGTGCACTTGCCACGCTCATTCCCGAACGGGAAACAACCATCGACAGTATCGTTGAAAAACTGGATGAGGCTAGAAGAAAAAACAAATCTTCGAGTGTAATTATAGTAGCGGAAGGTGGAAAAAGTGGTAACGCCACCGAGCTCGCTCGCCAAGTCTCTGAAAAGGCTCCCTATTACGATACCAAGGTGACCATCTTAGGGCATATCCAGCGCGGTGGAAGTCCTTCATGCTTTGACAGAAACCTCGCAAGTCGCTTAGGAGTGGCTGCCGTTGAACACCTCCTGAAAGGTGAAAGAGATTGCATGGTGGGAATTATGAATCACGAGGTCGTTCTCACTCCCTTTGCTACGGCGATAAGCGACAAATTAACCATTGACCCTGAATTGATTCGAATCGCAGATATACTCTCGATTTGA
- a CDS encoding NUDIX domain-containing protein, producing the protein MRNGDAAEVKFNPNVSVDCVIFGFDGEKLKVLLIDRGQMINGKGSDDKIYALPGNLIREDENLDEAAERVLDELTGLSEIFLEQFGSFGAPDRLTKEHDLAWLKSIRAQPDARVITVAYYSLIRADQYEIHASGFAKEAFWHDIDNLPKLGFDHKEIIEGALGELKFKSKYQPLGFELLPEKFTLGQLQKLYEAILKTELDKRNFRRKILKMSFLVPLKEKQKGVPHKPARYYMFDKEMYQNYKSNDFYFTL; encoded by the coding sequence ATGCGAAATGGTGATGCTGCTGAGGTTAAGTTTAACCCCAACGTATCCGTAGATTGTGTAATCTTCGGTTTTGACGGTGAAAAACTCAAAGTCCTTCTTATAGACAGAGGTCAGATGATCAATGGAAAAGGATCTGATGACAAGATATATGCCCTCCCGGGAAACCTAATCAGAGAAGATGAAAATCTTGATGAGGCGGCGGAAAGGGTATTGGACGAACTTACCGGCCTGTCAGAAATATTCCTAGAGCAATTTGGCTCTTTTGGTGCACCTGATCGGCTCACTAAAGAACATGATTTGGCTTGGCTTAAGTCTATTAGAGCGCAACCCGACGCACGCGTAATCACGGTAGCCTACTATTCTTTGATTCGAGCGGATCAATATGAAATTCACGCTAGTGGATTTGCCAAAGAAGCTTTTTGGCATGACATTGATAATTTGCCGAAATTGGGATTTGACCACAAAGAAATCATTGAAGGTGCTTTAGGCGAACTGAAATTCAAGAGTAAATATCAGCCATTGGGCTTTGAGCTACTACCTGAAAAATTTACACTTGGCCAGCTACAAAAGCTTTACGAGGCTATTTTAAAGACTGAGTTGGACAAGAGAAATTTTCGAAGAAAAATTCTCAAGATGAGTTTCTTAGTTCCGCTGAAGGAAAAGCAAAAAGGGGTTCCGCATAAACCCGCACGGTATTACATGTTTGACAAAGAGATGTACCAAAACTACAAGTCAAACGACTTTTACTTTACTCTTTAG
- a CDS encoding DnaJ domain-containing protein: MDYKDYYKILGIDKKASQAEIKKKFRKLAIQYHPDKNPDDSRAENKFKEVNEAYEVLGDADKRKKYDELGSNWKHFDQYKNAQQGRRAGNYQYSGEYGDFFGGSRGGGFSDFFNSFFGGGGSPFGQQSKARRPATVRGNLSLSFEEAFQGVSKTLQVNGNKIRLNIAPGAKAGQKLKVTGKGPQGGDLIIELKVGKSAAYQLDGLNILGKVDIDFYTAALGGKAKVKTPHGVMSLGIAPGTNSGKKLRLKGKGMPEYGKKGVYGDFIGEIKISVPTNLSSKEKELLEELRQLRGAKE; the protein is encoded by the coding sequence ATGGATTACAAGGACTATTACAAAATTCTAGGTATCGATAAAAAAGCTTCGCAAGCCGAGATAAAGAAGAAGTTTAGAAAGTTGGCCATCCAATATCATCCCGATAAAAATCCGGATGATAGCAGGGCGGAGAACAAGTTCAAGGAGGTCAATGAGGCATATGAAGTATTGGGCGATGCTGATAAGCGAAAAAAGTATGACGAACTAGGTTCGAACTGGAAGCATTTCGATCAGTATAAGAACGCCCAACAAGGCAGACGAGCTGGAAATTATCAATACAGTGGAGAGTATGGCGATTTCTTTGGTGGATCTCGTGGGGGAGGATTTTCGGATTTTTTCAACTCCTTCTTTGGCGGGGGCGGTTCCCCTTTTGGGCAACAGTCTAAAGCAAGAAGGCCTGCAACGGTCAGAGGTAATTTGAGTTTGAGCTTTGAAGAAGCATTTCAAGGTGTTAGCAAAACACTGCAGGTAAATGGCAATAAGATTAGACTAAATATTGCGCCGGGCGCGAAAGCTGGTCAAAAGTTGAAAGTAACCGGCAAGGGGCCGCAGGGTGGAGACTTGATTATTGAGTTGAAAGTTGGAAAAAGTGCAGCCTATCAGCTCGATGGACTAAATATATTGGGAAAGGTTGATATAGACTTTTATACGGCAGCCCTCGGCGGTAAAGCGAAAGTTAAGACTCCGCATGGCGTTATGTCTCTGGGAATTGCTCCGGGAACCAATAGCGGTAAGAAATTGCGGCTAAAAGGGAAGGGAATGCCTGAATATGGTAAGAAGGGCGTCTATGGTGATTTTATTGGGGAGATAAAGATTTCCGTTCCCACCAATCTTAGCTCAAAAGAAAAAGAATTACTCGAAGAACTAAGGCAATTGAGAGGTGCTAAAGAGTAA
- a CDS encoding Hsp20/alpha crystallin family protein → MSLIKFRNNAPAWNDFDNLFNDFFEGEFNPRHIARTTSVPAANVKETENAFHVELAAPGMKKDDFKIELNDDLLSIRTDKSEEKVEENEKFTKREFNYASFVRSFRLPENVDFEKINAQYENGILTLDIPKAELEEKSKVRQIAVK, encoded by the coding sequence ATGTCACTCATAAAATTTAGAAACAACGCGCCGGCTTGGAATGATTTTGATAATCTCTTCAATGACTTTTTTGAAGGCGAATTCAATCCAAGGCATATTGCTAGGACAACTTCTGTACCTGCCGCCAATGTGAAGGAAACAGAGAATGCATTTCACGTTGAATTGGCTGCTCCGGGAATGAAAAAAGATGATTTCAAAATCGAACTTAATGATGATCTATTGTCGATCAGAACGGATAAGTCGGAAGAGAAAGTCGAGGAGAATGAAAAATTCACCAAACGCGAGTTCAACTACGCGTCTTTCGTTCGGTCTTTCAGACTGCCTGAAAACGTAGATTTTGAAAAAATTAATGCGCAATACGAGAACGGAATTCTCACTTTAGATATTCCCAAGGCTGAACTGGAAGAGAAATCCAAAGTTCGTCAGATTGCCGTCAAGTGA
- a CDS encoding RluA family pseudouridine synthase — protein MHSTAKNLEVLYEDNHIIAVNKRSGDLVQGDHTGDAPLSEIVKEWIRNKYRKPGNVFTGVVHRIDRPVSGVVVFAKTGKALSRLNELFKTKEIRKTYYAAVCAKPHNSSGTLTNFLIKDSSKNKSRASQTPKKGAKEAILDYQHVFSSDRYFFLKVKPKTGRHHQIRVQLSEIGCSIKGDVKYGAARTNKDGSIHLHARAIEFIHPVKKEPLMITAPFPNDPVWNSLADNLAG, from the coding sequence TGGTGATTTGGTGCAAGGAGACCATACCGGCGATGCTCCCCTCAGTGAAATCGTCAAGGAGTGGATTCGCAATAAATATAGAAAACCGGGCAATGTCTTCACGGGAGTCGTTCACAGAATTGACAGGCCCGTAAGCGGAGTTGTCGTTTTCGCAAAAACGGGAAAAGCGCTCTCAAGGCTTAACGAGTTGTTCAAAACCAAAGAGATCCGGAAGACCTATTATGCTGCCGTGTGCGCGAAACCGCATAATTCTTCAGGCACGCTGACCAACTTCCTCATTAAGGATAGTTCAAAGAATAAATCCAGAGCATCTCAAACACCAAAAAAAGGAGCCAAAGAGGCCATATTGGATTACCAACATGTTTTCTCATCTGATCGATACTTCTTTCTGAAAGTTAAGCCAAAGACGGGGAGGCATCATCAAATCAGAGTGCAGCTTTCAGAAATTGGCTGCTCGATAAAAGGTGATGTGAAGTACGGTGCAGCTCGAACCAATAAAGACGGCTCCATTCATTTGCATGCTAGGGCGATTGAATTCATTCATCCCGTTAAAAAAGAACCTCTGATGATTACTGCTCCATTCCCAAACGACCCTGTTTGGAACTCTTTAGCCGACAATTTAGCAGGCTAG